In Colletotrichum lupini chromosome 6, complete sequence, a single window of DNA contains:
- a CDS encoding PH domain-containing protein has translation MLTKSASMGTTVLSFMSQFSATSRDGSKTNQPTPNSSPPPDAATPFPPYNLKSHPTSNPPTTQHQRQQSQSQKTEPFPEPPASFGQRPATPTSPARPPSEYASSPANGTANSSPVNSPRSVTGRQRSSSRPLSMVMPYQPPLMDINEDTIPELQPIFTFLNSHANKLYQEGYFLKLDDQNTQGKPNPDRTWTECFAQLVGTVLSLWDAAELDAAGEDGEILPKFINLTDASIKMIESLPTRSNDEQPLQNILSVSTAGRNRYLLHFNSHHSLIQWTAGIRLAMYEHSTLQEAYTGALIAGKGKSLNNINLIMDRQKFKTEEWVRVRFGAGVPWRRCWCVISPPDEKEYARAQKEMRKKSPYDRSTPILKGDIKFYDTKKDGKKQKKARPIATITDAYSSYAIYPQAKSLIDASTLLKIEGNITIHSDPPSSTEGFVFIMPETHPAVSGFEMLLRFLFPTWDTFCLYGRPGRLVASVLDPRSLMFAMPKHRRYGYLEILDVTGLILEEGSSSWSERDWRKKLKELTGKRMNAMDESQATRQRSGSKKSNRLSFGNGTSSPVPAKPRVGFASDAISNRSSRSMSLGAPNRSESTPVTTSRAPPALAGIMNKANHARNSSDPHLLGHTPQRPEDRGYDSSYSNSYNNSPARSPARGPSPAGGPPPARGILRSGTQSSEEDTARSTPVREIEGTVRQMESPEPVAAPPAFNYGPNSKPAGKPYHSPDLRRATTRLSNTTLSQLTKAGGFVIPPDSPSDASSERRSGEDAAPSGPLVHPQAYPDHHVGGTANDTMSREALTPNQTPPPSGGLPPPIPPMNQKRSRSPLAQQTFGPPSPHPQGPLPPNPQSRGPQDARPPPPPEHLEGLEQMRSPVEGHPPQIRPQPSFSNFSRPDGTRTPPLGGPGRVPTPEMRNRGMNPQAMGPPPPPHGRDPRAQGRGVPLPGIDTNPAFQRKPLPTRSDSLRSPQQQTPISASSGGSWGNNIIDQAGFQQIQPRDPRQRTPVPEQQINRAQTQRSDASYYDDASSTASPDYASRKSSETQRSQKSFERPRAGVLKTVGGADSDNGEFAIPDVNFGPTVNYGANQPARNKTPTPMTYQAMPGPQRPFSPAAMKSPTGNDPSHNRQESEETVRKVAWQPGAAAVPSGPGMSAEQFVQQRAAQPTAPLYAHNRTPSGNILTMRSMTPTPAMTRSGSQEMLARHSRSSSADLLQRPGSRGANAVLDMTSSGEVSSHLSAREQEHVARMTGSPLITMAGNRNANQQQQGAGLVGAIHAREQERQRAKQGMNTQAVQQAINQRQQQQAMVYQQQLQRQQQQQVYQQQQMYAQQQQPMSPGGMIPQGMYTQSNMSVGQMSQMGPMGQMGQMGQMGQMGQPRGQPNGYATGPAQNFGYAQGSSYGPASNYGGGAASTYGGAVSNFGGQGGGYSQGGSYANPMAMRQGRQSPGPQIMDPRFMQQQQGQYSPGPRQGGRGQAYPATYQGQAF, from the exons ATGCTGACCAAATCCGCTTCCATGGGCACCACAGTCCTCTCATTCATGTCCCAATTTTCTGCCACTTCGAGGGACGGCAGCAAGACAAACCAGCCAACTCCCAATTCGTCACCTCCCCCCGACGCGGCGACACCTTTTCCTCCATACAACCTCAAGTCACACCCGACTTCAAATCCACCAACAACACAACATCAACGTCAACAATCTCAATCCCAAAAAACAGAACCCTTTCCAGAACCGCCCGCCAGTTTCGGCCAGCGCCCCGCAACCCCTACTTCGCCCGCGCGTCCACCATCCGAATATGCGTCATCGCCCGCCAACGGAACTGCCAACAGCTCGCCCGTAAATAGCCCTAGATCCGTCACTGGCCGCCAACGCAGCTCCTCCCGCCCACTTTCGATGGTAATGCCATACCAGCCGCCCCTCATGGATATCAACGAAGATACCATTCCCGAGCTTCAGCCCATCTTCACTTTCCTGAACAGCCATGCGAACAAGCTGTACCAGGAGGGCTACTTCCTAAAGCTGGACGACCAAAACACAC AGGGCAAGCCCAATCCCGACCGCACCTGGACTGAGTGCTTCGCTCAGCTTGTCGGAACCGTATTGTCACTATGGGACGCCGCAGAGCTCGATGCCGCTGGCGAGGACGGCGAGATCCTCCCCAAATTCATCAACTTGACTGACGCTTCGATCAAAATG ATCGAATCCCTACCAACACGATCGAATGACGAACAGCCGCTGCAGAATATCCTCAGCGTCTCAACCGCCGGCAGGAACCGTTATCTGCTGCACTTCAACTCGCACCATTCACTAATACAATGGACTGCTGGCATCAGGCTCGCTATGTACGAGCACTCGACCCTGCAGGAGGCGTACACCGGTGCCTTGATCGCCGGCAAGGGCAAGTCTCTCAACAACATCAACCTCATCATGGATAGACAAAAGTTCAAGACCGAAGAATGGGTGCGTGTACGGTTCGGCGCCGGAGTCCCCTGGAGACGGTGCTGGTGTGTCATTTCTCCCCCCGACGAGAAGGAGTATGCAAGGGCCCAGAAGGAAATGCGCAAAAAGTCGCCTTACGATCGTTCCACCCCGATTCTCAAGGGAGACATCAAGTTCTACGATACCAAGAAGGACGGCAAGAAGCAAAAGAAGGCTCGCCCCATTGCCACCATTACCGATGCCTACTCTTCCTACGCCATCTACCCGCAGGCCAAGTCGCTGATTGATGCATCAACGCTCCTTAAGATCGAGGGAAACATCACCATCCACTCTGACCCGCCGTCGTCCACCGAGGGTTTCGTCTTCATCATGCCCGAAACTCACCCTGCCGTCAGCGGCTTTGAGATGCTGCTGCGCTTCCTCTTCCCTACCTGGGATACCTTCTGCCTCTACGGCCGCCCCGGCAGACTAGTAGCCAGTGTTCTCGACCCGAGATCACTCATGTTTGCCATGCCAAAGCACCGAAGATACGGTTACCTCGAGATTCTTGACGTTACTGGATTGATCTTGGAAGAAGGCAGCTCAAGCTGGTCCGAACGTGATTGGAGAAAGAAGCTCAAGGAGCTCACTGGTAAGCGAATGAATGCGATGGATGAGTCCCAAGCCACGCGTCAAAGAAGTGGAAGCAAGAAGAGCAACCGTCTCAGCTTCGGCAATGGCACCTCCAGCCCTGTGCCGGCCAAGCCTAGAGTCGGCTTTGCATCTGATGCCATTTCAAACCGGTCTTCTCGATCCATGTCACTGGGCGCACCCAACCGCTCAGAGAGTACACCTGTCACGACTTCTCGTGCGCCTCCTGCATTGGCTGGTATCATGAACAAAGCAAACCATGCACGCAACTCTTCGGACCCTCATCTGCTTGGTCACACACCCCAGCGCCCTGAGGACCGTGGCTACGACAGCTCCTACAGCAACTCCTACAACAACTCACCGGCACGTTCGCCAGCCAGAGGTCCCTCACCAGCGGGTGGCCCGCCCCCGGCGAGAGGTATTCTTCGCTCAGGAACCCAGAGCTCTGAAGAGGACACAGCTCGGAGCACACCGGTGCGAGAGATTGAGGGAACTGTGCGCCAGATGGAGTCGCCCGAGCCTGTTGCCGCTCCCCCTGCATTCAACTACGGTCCTAACTCCAAGCCTGCGGGCAAACCTTACCACTCTCCAGATCTTCGCAGGGCTACCACTCGATTGTCAAACACTACCCTTTCCCAGTTGACGAAGGCAGGAGGATTCGTGATTCCCCCCGATAGCCCATCTGATGCGTCGTCTGAGCGGAGGAGTGGTGAGGATGCTGCGCCATCTGGTCCTTTGGTACATCCTCAAGCTTATCCCGACCACCATGTAGGAGGCACTGCTAACGATACAATGTCTCGTGAAGCTCTGACCCCTAACCaaacccctcctccctccggTGGTCTTCCGCCCCCTATTCCGCCCATGAACCAGAAGCGTTCCCGATCGCCCCTTGCCCAGCAGACGTTCGGCCCCCCCAGCCCTCACCCTCAGGGTCCCTTGCCTCCCAATCCTCAAAGTCGAGGCCCTCAAGATGCGagaccccctccccctcctgaACACTTGGAAGGCCTTGAGCAGATGAGAAGCCCAGTTGAAGGACATCCCCCTCAGATCCGTCCTCAGCCGTCGTTCAGCAACTTTTCGCGACCCGATGGCACAAGAACTCCCCCCCTGGGTGGACCAGGCCGAGTGCCTACTCCGGAAATGCGAAACCGCGGCATGAACCCTCAGGCGATGGGACCGCCCCCACCTCCGCACGGTAGAGACCCTCGAGCTCAGGGCCGCGGTGTCCCGCTCCCCGGAATCGATACGAACCCCGCCTTCCAGCGCAAACCGCTGCCGACTCGATCGGACAGCTTGAGAAGCCCTCAGCAGCAGACGCCCATCTCGGCCTCCAGCGGTGGCAGTTGGGGCAACAACATTATCGATCAGGCGGGATTCCAGCAAATCCAACCCCGCGACCCCAGACAGCGGACGCCGGTCCCCGAGCAGCAGATCAACAGAGCTCAGACGCAGAGGAGCGATGCTAGCTACTACGACGACGCATCGTCAACTGCGAGCCCAGACTACGCCAGCCGCAAGTCCAGCGAGACACAGCGCTCTCAAAAGTCTTTCGAGCGGCCCAGAGCAGGTGTTTTGAAGACCGTGGGCGGCGCCGACTCTGACAATGGAGAGTTCGCCATTCCTGATGTCAACTTTGGGCCTACCGTCAACTACGGAGCCAATCAACCCGCAAGAAACAAGACACCTACGCCCATGACCTATCAAGCCATGCCCGGCCCTCAGCGACCATTCTCCCCGGCGGCCATGAAGTCTCCTACTGGCAATGACCCCAGCCATAACCGTCAAGAGTCTGAGGAAACGGTCAGGAAGGTCGCTTGGCAACCAGGCGCTGCCGCTGTTCCTAGCGGTCCAGGCATGAGCGCCGAGCAGTTTGTCCAGCAGCGCGCTGCCCAACCGACCGCTCCCTTGTACGCGCACAATAGGACGCCCTCTGGCAACATCCTTACTATGCGATCGATGACCCCGACTCCCGCCATGACCCGGAGCGGTTCTCAGGAGATGCTCGCTCGTCACTCTCGCAGCAGCTCGGCAGACCTCCTGCAGCGTCCCGGCTCTCGCGGCGCCAACGCCGTTCTCGACATGACTAGCAGTGGTGAGGTGTCGTCTCACCTGTCGGCGCGGGAACAGGAGCACGTCGCTCGCATGACGGGCTCGCCGCTCATTACGATGGCCGGCAACCGCAATGCgaaccagcagcagcagggaGCTGGCTTGGTTGGCGCGATACACGCCCGTGAGCAGGAGAGACAGCGGGCCAAGCAGGGTATGAACACGCAGGCGGTGCAGCAAGCCATCAACCAGCGCCAGCAGCAACAAGCCATGGTCTACCAGCAGCAGCTTCAAcgtcagcagcaacagcaggtCTACCAACAGCAACAGATGTATgcccagcaacagcagcccaTGTCTCCTGGAGGCATGATCCCTCAGGGCATGTACACTCAGAGCAACATGTCTGTTGGCCAAATGAGCCAAATGGGTCCAATGGGACAAATGGGTCAGATGGGACAGATGGGCCAAATGGGTCAGCCGAGGGGACAGCCCAACGGATACGCAACCGGGCCTGCGCAGAACTTCGGCTACGCTCAGGGCAGCAGCTACGGCCCCGCGAGCAAttacggcggcggcgcggccAGCACCTACGGAGGTGCAGTCAGCAACTTTGGCGGCCAAGGAGGCGGATACAGCCAGGGAGGTTCTTATGCCAACCCGATGGCCATGCGCCAGGGTCGCCAATCACCCGGACCTCAGATAATGGATCCCCGATTcatgcagcagcaacagggCCAGTACTCCCCGGGCCCTCGTCAGGGTGGACGTGGACAAGCCTACCCGGCGACATACCAGGGACAGGCTTTTTAG
- a CDS encoding golgi apparatus membrane protein TVP23, with protein MESQQQQDAPGSLSWRLSSHPITLLTFLAFRISSVLVYFLGLWIIRSMIMIFIITILLLAADFYYLKNIAGRRLVGLRWWNEVDVQTGDSQWVFESSEPGTKTINPTDSRFFWLALYVQPVLWILLAVFALVRLQFLWLPLVVIALVLTIMNAMAFSRCDKFSHASNMAGSALYSGGLAGSIATGMVGRLFNRG; from the exons ATGGAATCCCAACAGCAGCAAGATGCGCCAGGCTCCCTGAGCTGGCGGTTGAGCTCGCATCCCATCACCCTCTTGACCTTTCTTGCATTTCGGATAT CAAGTGTACTCGTGTACTTCCTCGGTCTGTGGATCATCAGAAGCAT GATCATGATCTTCATCATCaccatcctcctcctcgccgccGACTTTTACTACCTGAAGAACATTGCCGGCCGTCGACTCGTAGGACTGCGGTGGTGGAACGAGGTGGACGTGCAGACGGGCGACTCGCAGTGGGTCTTTGAGAGCAGCGAGCCCGGCACCAAGACGATCAACCCGACCGACAGCCGCTTCTTCTGGCTCGCGCTCTACGTCCAGCCCGTCCTCTGGATCCTGCTCGCCGTCTTTGCGCTCGTGAGGTTGCAGTTCCTGTGGCTGCCGCTCGTTG TCATCGCCCTGGTCCTGACCATCATGAACGCCATGGCCTTTTCGAGATGCGACAAGTTCAGCCACGCGTCCAACATGGCCGGAAGCGCCCTGTACTCTGGCGGTCTGGCAGGGAGCATCGCGACCGGTATGGTCGGCCGCCTCTTCAACCGCGGTTAA
- a CDS encoding HpcH/HpaI aldolase/citrate lyase family protein: MAARSSSIVRRALLYVPSSSEKMLTKSLGLKSDNVTYDLEDSVTPSLKSEARGQLRSFLSEHKSRPSSIGELAVRINAVETKFALDDLTSLGSLPNIDAVVVPKVNSAADLTYVTDVLRHVAPERHTVTSQNPIKIIALVESARSVMNLSEICKASPYLSGLVFAAEDFALDLSLTRTPSLTEFLYARSAIVTAAKAAGLPSAIDLVCTSYKGEEGLKRLEEESTGGKSMGFNGKQCIHPNQVELVQKLFAPGEKEVEWAVRVAIADEKASNAGRGAWTLDGMMIDAPVTGKAKAIIAKAERCDIDVASLRTKWKDQQPE, from the exons ATGGCGGCAAGGTCCTCTTCAATTGTCCGCCGGGCGTTGCTTTATG TGCCCTCATCATCGGAAAAGATGCTGACCAAATCGCTGGGCCTAAAGTCCGACAACGTGACATATGATCTTGAGGACTCTGTGACACCCTCATTGAAGTCAGAGGCTCGAGGTCAGCTCCGGTCTTTCCTCTCCGAGCATAAGTCGCGGCCGTCTTCTATAGGCGAATTGGCGGTTCGAATCAATGCAGTGGAGACCAAGTTTGCTCTGGACGACTTGACATCTCTAGGCTCGCTCCCAAATATCGATGCTGTTGTTGTTCCCAAGGTCAACTCCGCTGCCGATTTGACTTACGTTACCGATGTTTTGCGTCATGTAGCCCCCGAACGACACACGGTGACATCACAAAATCCTATCAAAATCATCGCCTTGGTCGAGTCTGCACGTTCAGTTATGAACCTTTCAGAAATCTGCAAAGCGTCGCCATACCTTAGTGGTCTCGTCTTTGCGGCCGAAGACTTTGCCCTGGATTTGTCGTTGACTAGAACGCCATCCCTCACCGAGTTCCTCTACGCACGCTCCGCCATTGTAACTGCTGCCAAGGCCGCCGGCTTACCTAGTGCGATCGACCTTGTCTGCACCTCCTACAAGGGAGAAGAAGGCCTCAAGCGACTGGAAGAGGAGTCTACCGGAGGAAAGTCCATGGGTTTCAATGGAAAGCAGTGTATACATCCAAACCAGGTGGAACTTGTCCAGAAACTGTTTGCCCCTGGCGAAAAGGAGGTCGAGTGGGCAGTGCGTGTTGCAATCGCAGACGAGAAAGCTAGCAACGCGGGCCGTGGAGCCTGGACGTTGGACGGTATGATGATCGACGCACCGGTGACCGGAAAGGCGAAAGCGATAATTGCGAAAGCAGAAAGATGTGATATAGACGTGGCAAGCCTCCGAACGAAATGGAAGGACCAGCAGCCTGAGTAG